A window of Roseateles sp. XES5 genomic DNA:
GCAGAAGCGCGAAGCGGTTTTGCGGCCGGACTTGCATAAAGGCAAACAGATAAAGCGTTTTTGCGATTCGGTGAAAAGCGGAATTGCGTCTGCGGGCCTATCTGCCCGCCACCATTGGAGAACACTATGGCATCCTCAAGCCAGACCGGCGCTTCCGGGGTTTCGCGTAAATACGTCCGGCTCGCCGTCGCCGTGGTTCTCGCCATCGCGCTTTACACGGGCGGGTGGTTCTATGCGGCAAGCTGGCTCAAGGACCGGCTGACGCAGGAACTGGCAGCCTCCGGCCAGGGCCTGCATTCGGCCTCCTGCGGCAATCTCGATGTGCGCGGCTTCCCGTTCCGCATCGGCGTCTTCTGCGATTCCCTGGCCATCGATGACCGTCCCTCCGGCCTTTCGGCGACCTTCGGCGCGCTACGCTCGGCCGCGCAGGTCTATCGTCCCGGTCATGCCGTCATCGAGCTCGACGGGCCGGCGCAGCTGCGCGTGACGCCGGATCTCGTCTTCGACGTGGACTGGGACCTGCTGCGCGCCAGCGCCGTCGCCTGGACGGACGGGCTCGACCGCGCGTCTGTCGCCTATGACGGGCTGAAGGGCAAGCTCAACGTGCCCTCGCAGGCGCTTGCCATCGGCATCGCCGCCACCCATGGCGAAAAACACATCCGCCGGTCCGGCGAGGCGCTCGACGTGGCGGCGTCGCTCGATGCGCTTGCGCTCGATGTCGGCGGCAAGGTGCTGCCGCCGGTCAATGTCGCAGCCGACCTGACGATTGCCGACGCCGCCCGCTGGCTTTCCAGCGAAGGCCCGCCGCCGACCCTGCCGCTCGGCACGAGTGCGGAACTGCGCAGCCTGTCGGTCGATCTCGGCGAGGGCAGGACGATGCGCCTTTCCGGTCCGGTGCGGGTGGGCGAGGACGGCTACGTCTCGGGCGCGCTCGACCTCACCATCGACGGCATCACCGCGTGGCGGGACCGTATTTCCGAGGTGTTCCCGGACGCGGCGGAAACGGTGCAGAAGGTCGCTGGTGCGATCAAGGGCCTGTCGGGTGGCAAGGAGCGAGCGGTCGTGAAGCTCACCGTACAGCAGGGCACGGTCTATCTCGGCCTCTTCCCGATCGGGGAAATCCCGCCCTTCTGATCAGTCCTTCTTGTCGACCGGGCGGCCGAAGTTCGGCGCGGACGTATCCTGGCCGGCGTGGATGATCGAGCGGCGGATGGCGCGGGTGCGGGTGAAGAGATCGAAGAGCTTTTCGCCGTCGCCCCAGCGGATGGCGCGCTGGAGATAGGCAAGGTCCTCCGAAAAGCGCGCCAGCATCTCGAGGATCGCGTCCTTGTTGTGCAGGCACACGTCGCGCCACATGGTCGGGTCCGAGGCGGCAAGGCGGGTGAAATCGCGGAAGCCGGAGGCGGAATATTTGATGACTTCCGATTCCGTCACCGTCTCCAGGTCGTCGGCCGTGCCGACGATGTTGTAGGCGATGATGTGCGGCAGGTGTGAGACGATGGCCAGCACCTTGTCGTGGTGTTCCGTGTCCATCTCGTCGACCTTGGAGCCGAGCGCTTCCCAGAAGGCGGCGAGCTTGCGCTTGGCGTCCTTGTCGGTGCCGTGCACGGGCGTGAGAATGCACCAGCGGCCCTCGAAGAGTTCGGCGAAACCGGCGTCGGGGCCGGAATGCTCGGTGCCGGCCAGCGGGTGGCCGGGAATGAAATGCACGGTCTTCGGCATGTGCGGCAGCATCTGCGCGACGACCGAGGCCTTGGTGGAGCCGACATCGGTGACGATGGCGCCGGGTTTCAGGTGCGGGGCGATCTCTTCCGCGACCTTGCCCGAGGCGCCGACGGGCACCGAGACGATGACGAGGTCGGCATCTTCCACCGCCTTGCCGGCATCGCGGACATAGTCGGTTCCAAGTTCCAGTTCCCGCGCGCGGTCCAGTGTCTCCTGGCTGCGGCTGGAAATGGTGACGGTCTTGGCAAGGCTCTTGGCCTTGACGGCACGGGCGATGGAGGAGCCGATGAGGCCGATGCCGATCAGCGCGATCTTGTCGAAATGTCCGTCCGTCATGTCCGTTCCCCTGCGTTCGTCCCGCTCTAGCGGGCGGCCCGGCATTTGTCGAGAGGATCAGCGCCGGGCGCGGTCGCGGGTGGTCGGCACGCCCTGCGGGGCGAGCACCGGCACGAAGACGCGGCGCGAGGCGCGCGCGGCGACGGGCAGGCCCTGGTAGAGCCGTTTCTGGGCCTCGACGACGATGACGCCGGAGAACATCGGCCAGAGCGTGCGCCCGAGCCGCTCGAAAGCACCACGCAGCTTCTGCACGCTGCGCAGCTTGGAGGGCGGGAAGAACAGTGCCTCGGCGCTGGCGCCGGGTGTGAAGTTCGTCGCGCGCAGGAGCGCGGTCAACTGGCCGCGCGAATAGGGGCGGCCGGAGCCGAAGGGCGTATGCTCCATGCGCGCCCAGACGCCGCGCCGGTTCGGCACGACGATGACGAGCCGGCCGCCGGGCGCCAGAACCCGCCAGAGTTCCTTCATCGTCTCGCGCGGATTTTCGGCGAATTCCAGCGAATGCACCATCAGCACCCGGTCCACCGAGGCGTCGGGCAGGGGCAGTTCCTCGTCGAAGATCAGGGCCGTGGAGGAGAGTTCGCTCGGCGGCCAGTTCACCGCGCCCTGGCCCGCGGGCATGAAGGCAAAGGTGCGCTCGGTATCCGTGCGGAAGCGGTCGAGATAGGGCACGGCATAGCCGAGCCCGACAAGCCGCTCGTCCGGCAGGCGCGCCCAGAGCGAAGCGAGCGCCATGGAAATGGACTGGTCGGCAAGGCGGCCGAGCGGGGAATGATAGAATTCGCGGAGGTCGACGATATCGGCATGCATGGCATGAATGTGCGCGATGGCCCGGTGGACTTCAAGGCCGATTGCCTTACATTTGCCCCCGAATGCCCGACCGACATGACGAGGATGCCCCATGAGCCCGCTGGAAATCGACCTCTTTGCCTGCCGCAGCGACAATTTCGGGGTGCTGCTGCACGACCCGGTGACGGGTCTCACGGTCAGCATCGATGCACCGGAGGAAAAGCCGATCCTCGATGCGCTTGCCCGCCGGGGCTGGACGCTCAGCCATATCTTCACCACCCATCATCATCACGATCACATCGAGGCGAACCTCGCGCTGAAGACGCGGTTCGGGGCCGATATCACCGGGCCGGCGCGGGAATCCATCCCCGGCATCGACCGCAAGGTGGACGGCGGCGACAGCTTCGATTTCGCCGGACGGCGGGTCGAGGTGATTTCGACGCCGGGCCATACGCTCGGGCATGTCTGCTTCCACCTGCCGGAGGAAAAGCTGCTCTTTGCCGCCGATACGCTCTTTGCGCTCGGCTGCGGCCGGCTCTTCGAGGGGACGCCCGCGCAGATGTGGCAGTCGCTGCAAAAGCTCGCTGCCCTGCCCAATGAGACAACCGTCTATTTCGGCCACGAATACACGCTGTCCAATGCACGCTTCGCAAGGACGGTGGACCCCGACAATGCAGCCCTTCTCGACCGCGTCGCGGGGATCGAGGACGTGCGGGCGAAGGGCGGCTTCACCGCGCCGACGACCATCGGGCTGGAAAAGGCGACCAACCCGTTCCTGCGCGCGGCCGATCCGGCCATCCGCCGTCATCTCGGCATGGAACGCGCGAGCGATGCCGAGGTCTTTGCGGAAATCCGGGCGCGAAAGGACCGGTTCTGAGCGTCAGGCTGCGACAGGCGCACGCTTGCGCAAGATCATGTCCTTGGCGGCAAGCACCGCGCCGCCCGTGACGAGCAGGCAGGCGAGTGCGATGCTCCAGGACGGTTCGGCGAAGCCGGAGAGGATGAGCACGAGCGTCGAGAGCAGCGGCGCGGCATAGCTTGCCGCGCCGAGGATCTGGATGTCGCCGTTCTTCACGCCGAAATCCCAGACATAGAAGGCAGCGCCGACCGGCAGCAGGCCGAGGCCGGCGACGGCGAGCCATTCGAGGCTCGTCTGCGGCCAGACGGTGGTTTCCAGCATCAGGTGGCAGACAAGCGACAGGATGGCCGTGGCAAGGCAGAAGCCCGTCACCACATCCGTCGAGACGGCCTCGAAACTGCGCGTCGCCAGCGAGTAGCCGGCCCAGGTGAAGGCGCAGAGGAAGGCCGCGCCGTAGCCGATGAGATAGGCGCTGTCGAAGGCGACGCCATTGCGGCCGACAATGAGGGCGGTGCCGCCAAGGCCCAGCAGCGTGCCGACCACGTGGTTCCATTTCAGCGTCTCGCCCGGCAGCAGCGCCGAGCCGGTGACGATCAGCAGCGGCCAGAGATAGGCGATCAGGCTTGCCTCGACGGCCGGCGCATTGCGCAAAGCCGTGAAGTAGAGGAAGTGGTAGCCGAAGAGGCCGAGAATGCCGGTGACCCAGACCTTTGCCGGCTGCTTCAGAAGACGCGCGCGCTCAGGCCGGGCGATCAGCACGGCAATGCCGGGCAGGCTGCCGACCAGGAAGCAGATGGCGGAGAGCTGGAAGGGCGGCATCTTGCCGGAGGCGGCGGTGAAGAGCGCCAGCAGCGCCCACATGAGGATCGCCGTAAAGCCGATAAGGGTCGCACGCGTCTTCAAGGTCGTCGCTCCGGTCTGCCGACCGGGGGCGCGTCAACCGCCGAAGCGCGTGGCCGAGACGGTGACAGGGCCGAGCTTGGTCGGAATCTGCACATAGACCGGAGCATATACATTCGCCCCTTCGGCCTTGGCAAACCAGATTTCCATCGTCTTCAGCCTGCGCAGATATTCCACGTCGTCCCGACCCTTCCTGTAGCCGGATTTCGGAACGAAGCGGATGCCGCAGACGACGGCCTCGCCCTGGAAGCCTTTGGTCGTGAACGGCTTGGTGCCCTTGGAGGTCAGGCGGAGATCGAGGCGGGACTCGCCGTCGAAGATCGGCAGCGTCTTGGGGCAGACGCGGCTGCCGGCGGGAATGATGAGGCCGGAGATCGGGTCGAGCACCGAACGCATGTCGGTATTGGAGACCGGCACCCAGTTGTCCGGCTTCTTGCGCGCCGGCACCATGCTGGAATGCACGACATTGCCGTTGCGGAAGGTGACGTCGATAGCCCGGCCACGCTTGCCGCTGCGATAGGTCACGGAATAGGAGGTGGCGCGCAGCCTGTCGCGGCTGACGATGCCGGAAACGTTGGTCGTGCCGCGCGTGCTGGCGAAGATGTCCGCAAGGCCGGCTGAATGCAGGCTGCCGGAAATGGAGTAGCGGTTGCCGTTGAATTCCGAGCGGAAGCTGGCGGTTGCGACCGGCAGGCCGGAAAGGCGGATGCTGTAATCCGTGCGGTGCTGGATTTCGGCGGACGAAAGCGTGCTTGCGCTCGCGACAAGCGCAAGCGATGCGACAGCACCGGCAATCAAACCCCGTCCGTTCATCTTCACGACTCTCATGGAGACGCTCCGCTAGCCTGCCATTGCGGCGATTCTACGCCGTGGAAAATTCGAGATTGTCCTGCTATTGCCTGCAAATCATGATGTTTGGCAACTGAATTCCCGCTGAACGGCAGGTTTGGCTTGACGCCGCCGACGAGTGTGACTATAGAACCGCGACTTTCCTAAAAGGCCAGACGGACTGCGGCCGGTTTCGGTACCGGAAACGTATTGTCCTGAACTTAAGAAAAATAGGTGTACCATGTCCCGTAGTTGCGAATTGACCGGCAAGGGCGTCCAGTCGGGCAACAATGTGAGCCACGCAAACAACAAGACGAAGCGCAAGTTCCTTCCGAACCTGTGCAATGTCACGCTGATTTCCGACGCCCTCGGCCAGCGTTTCCGTCTTCGCGTTTCCGCTGCTGCTCTGCGTTCCGTCGAGCACCGCGGTGGCCTCGATGCCTTCCTCCTGAAGGCTGAAGAGAACGAACTGTCGATGCGCGCCCGTCTGCTGCGTCGCCAGATCGCCAAGAAGACCGCAGCAGCTGCCTGATTCCAGGCTCTAAGCTGAAGCATTTTCATTGAGGCTTGACCGGGTTCCGGGCAGGCCTCAATGCTGTGCGTACATTGTTGAACTCCAACTGGTGGCATCACCCAGGATAAAAAAATGCTGACGAACCGCGTTACCCTTTTCTATGTCCTCCTGATGACGGCCGTGGTCGTCGCCTCCAACGTGCTGGTGCAGTATCCGCTTTCGGGCGAGCTGTTCGGCATCGCCCTTGGCGATCTCCTCACCTATGGTGCCTTCACCTATCCCGTCGCCTTCCTCATCACCGATCTTACCAACCGCCAGTTCGGCCCGCGCGTTGCGCGCCGCGTCGTCGCGGCCGGTTTCCTCGTGGCGGTGGTCATCTCCTTCGCATTGTCCACGCCACGGATCGCCATCGCTTCCGGCTCGGCATTCCTTGCCGGCCAGCTGCTTGATATCTCGGTGTTCAACCGGCTTCGCCGGCAGAGCTGGTGGCGCGCGCCGTTGATCGCATCGCTGATCGGCTCGGTGCTCGACACGATGATCTTCTTCTCCTTCGCCTTCGCACCCGCCTTCTCGGTCTTCGGTCCGCACGATGCCTTCGCCATCGAATGGGCGCCGGTGCTCGGCGTCTTGACCATGGAAGCGCCGCGCTGGATCTCCTGGGCGCTCGGCGACTTCTGCGTGAAGGTGATGGTCGGCATCGTCATGCTGCTGCCCTACGGCGCGCTGATGAGCAAGCTGAAGCCCATGCCGGATGTCGAGAAGCTGGCCTGATCGAAAGAGCCGTCCACTCTGGTGGGCGGCTTTATTTCAGACGGAATTCCAGCATCAGATTGCGCTGAAGGATGGAATGGTTGTCGTCGGAAACGACGATGATGCGGATGTCGTTTTCTCCCATCACCACCACGTCCAGACCTTCCATGTTGTCGATCTGGTGGCTGAGATCGGCGTCGATCAGCACTTCGCCGTCGACGGTCGCGCCGGGGCGAATCGTATCGCCGGCAATGCGGCGGATGCGCATGCCGACGCCATCCGACAGACGATAGCGGCGCTCCAGCAGCAGGAGATCGCCGTTGGGCAGGAAGGCGCCGTCGGTGATGTCCCACGGGTCGGCGCGCTTGACGGCGAAGAGGCCCTTGCGCGGCCCTTCCAGCACTGCGGCGAAGACATTGCCATCGGCGTTGAGGCTGCGCTCCGTCACGGCCACGGGCGTCACGCCGAGCGGTCCCGTTGCCGGCGACATGGCCAGCGTTTCCATGCCGCGGTTCATGCGCATTTCACCGGCATCGAAGGGGAAGGGCAGGCGCCGCTTCGGCTTCGCCTCCATGAAACCCGGATCGGGATAGGCGTCGATACGGTGGAACACCTCGAAGCTGACGAGGGCTTCGCCCGGGCGCAGCGCAAGGCCCTCGGCATCCATCTTGAACTTGATGTTCTCGTCTTGTCCGTCCCGGTCGAACATCGAGCGGACCTTGACGTCCGCAAGGCCGCTCAACCGTCCTTCCGTATCCCGCTCGATGCGGCCGGTCAGCCAGTGGCCGGTGTCGAGCACGGCGACGAAGTTCTGCCGATCTTCGCGGAAACGGATCGCGGACACGGCGCCGAGCAGGGCATTGCCGGAGGCATAGGTGATACCGCCGAGGAATTCGAGCTTGCCGAAATCGCGCTGGTCGGAGCCCGGAACGAATTGCGAGAAGGCGCGATTGGTGACCGGCACGTCGGCGATTTCGGCCATGGCCGGTCGGACGAGCGGCAGGGCAAGCAGTGCGGACAGCGCGAGGACGCAAAGCCCTCGCGCCAGAGGTGCCGGTTCAGCCCGCACGGCGTCGGCCGGCGGGGCGGCGGGCGGTGGATTCGTCGGCGAAGAGCGAGGCAAGCTGCTCGGTCATGGCGCCGGCCAGTTCGTCCGCATCGACGATGGTGACGGCGCGGCGATAGTAGCGCGTCACGTCATGGCCGATGCCGATGGCCAGGAGCTCGACCGGCGAGCGCGTCTCGATCTGCTCGATGACGGCGCGCAGGTGCCGTTCCAGATAGTTGCCGGGGTTCACCGAAAGCGTCGAGTCGTCGACCGGCGCGCCGTCCGAGATCATCATCAGGATGCGGCGCTGTTCGGGGCGGGCGAGCAGGCGGTCATGCGCCCAGATCAGCGCCTCGCCGTCGATGTTTTCCTTCAGGAGGCCTTCGCGCATCATCAGGCCGAGATTGCGCCGGGCACGCCGCCAGGGGGCGTCGGCGCCCTTGTAGATGATATGGCGCAGGTCGTTGAGGCGGCCGGGGGACTGCGGCTTGCCGCTGGCAAGCCACTTCTCGCGCGACTGGCCACCCTTCCACGCCTTGGTGGTGAAGCCGAGGATTTCCACCTTCACGCCGCAACGCTCCAGCGTGCGGGCGAGAATGTCGGCGCAGGTGGCGGCGACGGTGATCGGCCGGCCGCGCATGGAGCCGGAATTGTCGATCAGCAGCGTCACCACCGTATCGCGGAAGGTGGTGTCCTTCTCGCGCTTGAAGGAGAGCGGCTGCATCGGATCGATGATGATGCGCTGCAGGCGCGCGCTGTCGAGATATCCCTCTTCGAGGTCGAACTCCCAGGCGCGGTTCTGCTGCGCCATCAGGCGGCGCTGCAGGCGGTTGGCCAGGCGGCCGACGGCGCCCTGAAGGTGGGCGAGCTGCTTGTCGAGGAAGGCGCGCAGCCGGTCCAGTTCCGCCTCGTCGCACAGTTCTTCCGCGGTGATGGTCTCGTCGAATTCCTGCGTGAAGACGGCGTAGTCGACCTTCTCGTTGAAATCGGAGAAGGGCTGGTTGGGGCGGCGGACCTCGCCGGGCTTTTCCGTCTCGTCGCCGTCGTCTTCGACGAGGTCGTCGTCGGAGATTTCCGCGCCGTCCATCTCGCCTTCGTCCATCTGCTCGTCGGACGTCTCGTTCTCGTCGGCGGGGGCGGAATCGTCCCCGGCGTCTTCCTGGCTGTTGTTTTCTTCCTGCTCGTCGCTGCGCGGCTGGTTCTCGTCCTCGGGCGTTTCCGAATCGTCCGGCTCGGTCTCGTCCTCACCGTATTGCTCGGCGACGTTCATGGAGGCGAGCATGTTGCGCACGACGCGCGAGAAGGCCTGCTGGTCGTTGATGGAGGCCGAAAGGCCCTCCATGTCCCTGCCGGCCTTGTCCTCGATGAAATCGCGCCAGAGATCGAGCACCTGGCCCGCAGACGCCGGCGGGGCCTGCCCGGTCAGCTTCTCGCGCACGATGAGCGCCACGGCCTCTTCGAGCGGTGCATCGGCCTGACGGGTGATCGCGCCGAAATTCGCCTTGGCGTATTTCTCGGTCAGCATGGTGGTGAGGTTCTGCGCCATGCCTTGCATGCGGTTGGAGCCGATCGCCTCGACGCGCGCCTGTTCGACGGCGTCGAAGATCGCACGGGCGTCCGCACCCTGCGGCGACATGGTCGCGTGGATGCGGGCGTCGTGGCAGGCCTTGCGAAGCGCCATCGAATCGCCGAGGCCGCGGGTGATCGCGACTTCGGCCGGCGAGGGACGCTTGGACAGTTCCGGCAGGCGGATGCGTTCGCCGGTCATGCCGGGGCGCTCGTTGGCGAAGGAAACCTCCACCTCCGCATCGCCTGAGACCGCGCGCACGCAGCCCGTCACCGCGCGGCGGAACGGTTCCATGTCGACCACGCCGCCGGGCCTCGGCTTGGAATTGTCTCCGCGAGCTGCCATGCGCTTCACCTTGCCGTCAGGCAGTCGCTTCCAGGACGATATTGGCGGCGCTTTCCTTCAGCTCCACGCCGAAGGCGCGCTGGTAAAGCTCGGCCACCAGCGTGCGCTCGAGTTCGTCGCACTTGTTGAGGAAGGTCACGCGGAAGGCAAAGGCGACATCGCCGAAGATTTCCGCATTTTCCGCCCAGGTGATGACCGTACGCGGGCTCATCACGGTCGAAAGGTCGCCGTTGATGAAGGCGGCGCGGGTGAGATCGGCCACGCGCACCATGCGCGAGATCGTCTCGCGGCCGTCCTTGCCGGAAGCGAGGCGCTTCACCTTGGCGGCGACGATGTTCACTTCGTTGTCGTGCGGCAGGTAGTTCAGCGTGGTGACGATCGACCAGCGGTCCATCTGGGCCTGGTTGATCTGCTGCGTGCCGTGATAGAGGCCGGTCGTGTCGCCGAGGCCGACCGTGTTGGCGGTGGCGAACAGGCGGAAGGCGGGATGCGGGCGGATGACGCGGCTCTGGTCGAGCAGGGTCAGGCGGCCGGAGGATTCCAGCACGCGCTGAATGACGAACATCACGTCCGGCCGGCCGGCATCGTATTCGTCGAAGACGAGCGCGACATTGTGCTGGTAGGCCCAGGGCAGGATGCCGTCCTTGAATTCGGTGACCTGCAGGCCGTCCTTGACGACGATGGCGTCCTTGCCGACGAGGTCGATACGGCTGACATGGCTGTCGAGGTTGACACGCACGCAGGGCCAGTTGAGGCGGGCGGCGACCTGTTCGATGTGGGTCGACTTGCCGGTGCCGTGATAGCCGGAGACCATGACGCGGCGGTTGTGGGCGAAGCCTGCAAGGATGGCGAGCGTCGTTTCGCGGTCGAACAGGTAGTCCGGGTCGAGATCCGGAACATAGGCGTCCGCCTTGGAATAGGCCGGGACCCGAAGGTCCGTATCAATGCCGAAAACCTCCCGAACGGATACCGTGGTATCGGGGAGGTTGGAAATATCGAGATCCATCTTGCTCATCACGTCTCCGCGGCAGCCGCCACCCGCGCGCCCGCCCAAATGTCCTGTTGTCCGGCGTCTGCTCTAGCAGAAGCCAGCCTGCTTTAACAATTGATATGCTTGGATGACCGCGCGAAAACGCTCTTCCGAGCCTCTATCTCCGCCATTTGCATCCGGGTGATGCTTTTTGACAAGCGTTTTGTAGGCGGTCTTGATGTCCTCGGTCGTGGCATTGGCCGACAGGCCGAGCGTATCGAAGGCCTTTGCCTCGAGGGTTTTCAGCTTTCGCGCGCGGGGCTCCATGCGCGGGCCGCGTCCCTTGCCCTGCTCGAAGAAGCCGAACGGATCGCGGATGCGCTGATTTGCCCCGGCCGTGCCGGAGCGGGCGCTGCCCTGGGTCGGGCCGTTCTTGGCGGCCTTGTTGACGCCGATCGTCCAGGTCGGGCGGTGGCCGGTGATGGCTTCCTTCTGATAGCGGGCGATCTCGTTGTCGGAGAGGCCGGAGAAGTAGTTGTAGCCCTTGTTGTATTCCTTGACGTGCTCGAAGCAGAACATGAAATACTGCCCTTCGGCATTGCGGCCGACGGGCGCGCGATGCACGGCATTTTCCTCGCAGCCATCCCACTGACAGGTCGGCGCCGAGCGTTCGGGACGCTCCACGCGCCGCTTCGTGCGGATGCGGTCGAAGTATTTGGAATCGAGTTTCATGGCGCACATTATGGGGTTGCGGAGGGCCCGCAACAAGAATTGACAAAGCGGATTGTTGCTGGCTTTGTGGGACCATTTTCCTGCGTCGCGGCCGGGTCTTTCCCGATCGCTGAAGGGTCCGCAATGTCCATGAAATCCTCCATCGCCGGCAAGCTCGATAGCGCCTTTGCGCCCGAGCGCCTCGAGGTCATCAACGAGAGCCATCTGCATGCCGGCCATCAGCCGGGTTATGACGGGGAGGGCGAGACGCATCTGCGCGTGCGCATCGTTTCGGCCGCCTTTGCCGGCATGAGCCGGGTGGCGCGGCATCGGGCGATCAACGATCTGGTGAAGGCGGAATTCGATGCCGGGCTGCATGCCCTTGCCGTCGAGGCGGCCGCGCCGGGCGAGCCGACGCGCTGGTGATCAGCCGGACGGCTGTTCCGGCTCCACGGGGCGGATGCGCAGCTTTGTGATGCGGTTCTTCACCCGCTTCATGACAATGAAGCGCTTGCCGTGGAAGGTGAAGGCCTGACGCTCCTCGGGGATCGATTTGGATTCGTGGATGACGAGGCCGGCAATGGTCGTCGCCTCCTCGTCCGGCAGGCTCCAGTTGAACGCGCGGTTGAGGTCTCGGATCGAGACGCTGCCATCGACGACGAGCGAACCGTCCGCTTCCTGTCGCACGCCCTGCACGTCGACCGCCTTCTCGTCGGAGATGTCGCCGACGATTTCCTTCAGGATGTCCTGAAGCGTCACGAGACCCTGCACCTCGCCATATTCGTCCACCACGGTCGCGAAATGTTCCTTGCGGCGCAGGAAGGCGGCAAGCTGTTCCTTCAGGGTCGTCGTATCAGGCACGAACCACGGCTTCTGCGCCACCTTGGTGATATCGAGGTTCTTCGGCTCGATGCCGGGTTCGGCAAGGGCGCGCAGCAGATCCTTGGCATGGACCACGCCGACGATGTTGTCGACCGAGCCGGCCCAGAGCGGCATGCGCGTATAGGGGCTTTCCAGCACGGCCTTGACGATTTCCTCCGGCGGATCGCCGGCATTGAGCGCCCGCATGGTCGTGCGGTGGATCATGATGTCGGAGACTTCGAGGGCATCGAGGTCGAGCCCGTTGCCGATCCGGTCCCGCTCGGGTTTCGCGGCCGCGCCGTCGCGCGGCGGCTGGCCCGGCCTCCGCTCCGCCTCCGCCTCGCGGATGTCCCGGCGCGCGCGCCACCGCGCGGCGATCGACGCTCGCCAGCCGAAGGCGAGGGCGAGAACGGCGACGCCGAGCGCGAAAAATATCCAGGTCCAGATGTGCGGAGCGAGCGCGGCGGGCGTTTCGCTGTTCATTTCGGCAGCTTTTCCTTGAGGAAAGCGATGACCTCGGATTGCGGTACGTCGTCGGCGACGAAGGACTGGCCGACGCCGCGTGTCAGGATGAAGGTCAGTTTGCCGGCCTTGACCTTCTTGTCCTGCGCGATGGCGTCCATCAGCACCTCCGCCGGCGGCAGGCCGCCCGGAATCTGATCCATGGACGTCGGAAGGCCGACCTCGCGCAGATGCGCCTCCACGCGCTTGCCGTCGTCGGGGCTGCAAAGGTTCAGGCGCGTGGAGAACTGATGGGCGAGCGTCATGCCGATGGCGACGCCCTCGCCGTGGACGAGGCGGGCGCTGTCGTAATGCGTCGCCGCCTCCAGCGCATGGCCGAAGGTGTGGCCGAGATTGAGCAGGGCGCGCTGGCCGTTCTCGCGCTCGTCGGCAGCCACGACGTCGGCTTTCGCCTGACAACTCGTGGCGATGGCCTCGATGCGCGCGTCGCCGCCGGCAAAGACGTCGCGCCAGTTCTTCTCCAGCCAGGCGAAGAAGTCCGGCTTGTCGATAAGGCCGTATTTGGCGACTTCGGCATAGCCGGCGCGGAATTCGCGCGGAGAGAGCGTGTCGAGCACGTCCGTGTCGGCAAGCACGAGGTCGGGC
This region includes:
- a CDS encoding esterase-like activity of phytase family protein codes for the protein MAEIADVPVTNRAFSQFVPGSDQRDFGKLEFLGGITYASGNALLGAVSAIRFREDRQNFVAVLDTGHWLTGRIERDTEGRLSGLADVKVRSMFDRDGQDENIKFKMDAEGLALRPGEALVSFEVFHRIDAYPDPGFMEAKPKRRLPFPFDAGEMRMNRGMETLAMSPATGPLGVTPVAVTERSLNADGNVFAAVLEGPRKGLFAVKRADPWDITDGAFLPNGDLLLLERRYRLSDGVGMRIRRIAGDTIRPGATVDGEVLIDADLSHQIDNMEGLDVVVMGENDIRIIVVSDDNHSILQRNLMLEFRLK
- the cobT gene encoding cobaltochelatase subunit CobT, with the protein product MAARGDNSKPRPGGVVDMEPFRRAVTGCVRAVSGDAEVEVSFANERPGMTGERIRLPELSKRPSPAEVAITRGLGDSMALRKACHDARIHATMSPQGADARAIFDAVEQARVEAIGSNRMQGMAQNLTTMLTEKYAKANFGAITRQADAPLEEAVALIVREKLTGQAPPASAGQVLDLWRDFIEDKAGRDMEGLSASINDQQAFSRVVRNMLASMNVAEQYGEDETEPDDSETPEDENQPRSDEQEENNSQEDAGDDSAPADENETSDEQMDEGEMDGAEISDDDLVEDDGDETEKPGEVRRPNQPFSDFNEKVDYAVFTQEFDETITAEELCDEAELDRLRAFLDKQLAHLQGAVGRLANRLQRRLMAQQNRAWEFDLEEGYLDSARLQRIIIDPMQPLSFKREKDTTFRDTVVTLLIDNSGSMRGRPITVAATCADILARTLERCGVKVEILGFTTKAWKGGQSREKWLASGKPQSPGRLNDLRHIIYKGADAPWRRARRNLGLMMREGLLKENIDGEALIWAHDRLLARPEQRRILMMISDGAPVDDSTLSVNPGNYLERHLRAVIEQIETRSPVELLAIGIGHDVTRYYRRAVTIVDADELAGAMTEQLASLFADESTARRPAGRRRAG
- the cobS gene encoding cobaltochelatase subunit CobS, which codes for MDLDISNLPDTTVSVREVFGIDTDLRVPAYSKADAYVPDLDPDYLFDRETTLAILAGFAHNRRVMVSGYHGTGKSTHIEQVAARLNWPCVRVNLDSHVSRIDLVGKDAIVVKDGLQVTEFKDGILPWAYQHNVALVFDEYDAGRPDVMFVIQRVLESSGRLTLLDQSRVIRPHPAFRLFATANTVGLGDTTGLYHGTQQINQAQMDRWSIVTTLNYLPHDNEVNIVAAKVKRLASGKDGRETISRMVRVADLTRAAFINGDLSTVMSPRTVITWAENAEIFGDVAFAFRVTFLNKCDELERTLVAELYQRAFGVELKESAANIVLEATA
- a CDS encoding DnaJ domain-containing protein, which translates into the protein MKLDSKYFDRIRTKRRVERPERSAPTCQWDGCEENAVHRAPVGRNAEGQYFMFCFEHVKEYNKGYNYFSGLSDNEIARYQKEAITGHRPTWTIGVNKAAKNGPTQGSARSGTAGANQRIRDPFGFFEQGKGRGPRMEPRARKLKTLEAKAFDTLGLSANATTEDIKTAYKTLVKKHHPDANGGDRGSEERFRAVIQAYQLLKQAGFC
- a CDS encoding BolA family transcriptional regulator encodes the protein MSMKSSIAGKLDSAFAPERLEVINESHLHAGHQPGYDGEGETHLRVRIVSAAFAGMSRVARHRAINDLVKAEFDAGLHALAVEAAAPGEPTRW
- a CDS encoding transporter associated domain-containing protein; protein product: MNSETPAALAPHIWTWIFFALGVAVLALAFGWRASIAARWRARRDIREAEAERRPGQPPRDGAAAKPERDRIGNGLDLDALEVSDIMIHRTTMRALNAGDPPEEIVKAVLESPYTRMPLWAGSVDNIVGVVHAKDLLRALAEPGIEPKNLDITKVAQKPWFVPDTTTLKEQLAAFLRRKEHFATVVDEYGEVQGLVTLQDILKEIVGDISDEKAVDVQGVRQEADGSLVVDGSVSIRDLNRAFNWSLPDEEATTIAGLVIHESKSIPEERQAFTFHGKRFIVMKRVKNRITKLRIRPVEPEQPSG
- the aroB gene encoding 3-dehydroquinate synthase, encoding MTASANARRTVRVDLGDRSYDILIGPGLIAAAGREIASRLKGRKIAVITDAHVAPLYLDGFMTALQAEGIDAVSLVLPAGEKTKSFEHLIRACDSVLAARIERNDAVVALGGGVIGDLTGFAAGIVRRGSRFIQVPTSLLAQVDSSVGGKTGINSAHGKNLIGVFHQPDLVLADTDVLDTLSPREFRAGYAEVAKYGLIDKPDFFAWLEKNWRDVFAGGDARIEAIATSCQAKADVVAADERENGQRALLNLGHTFGHALEAATHYDSARLVHGEGVAIGMTLAHQFSTRLNLCSPDDGKRVEAHLREVGLPTSMDQIPGGLPPAEVLMDAIAQDKKVKAGKLTFILTRGVGQSFVADDVPQSEVIAFLKEKLPK